A genomic region of Rhipicephalus sanguineus isolate Rsan-2018 chromosome 3, BIME_Rsan_1.4, whole genome shotgun sequence contains the following coding sequences:
- the LOC119386992 gene encoding uncharacterized protein LOC119386992 — protein sequence MAFMGKFSKCPLCHKEFSTSGSLSKHKRRVHKVMPDPTKAARAGREVKCGEQDCAYVATRRDDMRDHLVVEHGLSLVEVQEEFESMNDFREWMDLVSRANRTQFAARASDTQARATVHRYVCHRSGLSNLKTTARRRRIKSQGSCKMGGWCTAYLNARECLLTGAVRVNGCLTHYGHDMDVVHLRISAADRRAILAEIRRGVPFDRILENIRSDFPQDAREITRTHLITMGDIRNIAVSEGLLSWKLDVDDDRSVRKLAARFAAQSYSPILLYKSRGATSDASTEAEVGSFRGLADDDMALVIQTRYQRDLVNTDPALVCVEPVTGHSSEYTLLALLATTSAGVVVPIAWCVCGAANPAVVTAFFEVVHQNMGDFTPRFFMSEDTDFYFTAWLEAFGAEPRPHKIISSWHIQRAWTEAVNTWVRGREKQAAVNRSLELLFNQESAESFQKMLRRVISMLKMDSDTASFGDVFESTYAGRPEQWGSCFFRDLEINIEDFHTLFRRIASRLKVKRLDKIAHNLLLASESKQYENYMKVLRQTQPEAESSKKQKAGLALSELVATDSDGVPVEVVSIDTMNIVETVSIDTVTFEAMTSAGMPIEVVPIEEVHMHELQSEEPQIETMHIEEVQAETSPELEVPSDTQDMPEHEHPPLKPKRLGRKSTHQMELKILEAHQDALNISPEQIVHVTDHQWRVSDEGVIYDVAEVLGCRKANCQPRCKQCSACPHRYQCTCGSADMCRHIHACLIHASEIFAEPMGMTEEVVNTMTPEALAESTSFAFSRIEPAEEVATLGDKKKLEVLCALHKLNETCVRAAEMLAAREGLPVTHQADYILSTLKATSTVLDTFCRKGMTQTLKKLADHDYESTN from the coding sequence ATGGCGTTCATGGGCAAGTTTTCCAAGTGCCCGCTGTGCCACAAGGAGTTCAGCACGTCGGGCAGCCTCTCCAAGCACAAGAGACGCGTGCACAAGGTGATGCCTGATCCGACGAAAGCGGCTCGCGCTGGCCGGGAGGTGAAGTGCGGTGAGCAAGACTGCGCCTACGTCGCCACAAGGCGCGACGATATGCGCGACCACTTGGTCGTCGAGCACGGCCTCTCGCTGGTCGAGGTGCAGGAAGAGTTCGAGTCCATGAACGACTTCCGCGAGTGGATGGACCTGGTGTCTCGTGCCAACCGGACGCAGTTCGCTGCGCGGGCCAGCGACACGCAGGCTCGGGCGACCGTCCATCGCTACGTCTGTCACCGCTCGGGTCTGAGCAACCTGAAGACTACGGCGCGGCGGCGTAGGATCAAATCGCAGGGCTCGTGCAAGATGGGCGGTTGGTGTACCGCCTACCTGAACGCTCGCGAGTGCCTGCTCACGGGTGCGGTGCGCGTCAACGGTTGTCTGACCCACTACGGCCACGACATGGACGTCGTCCACCTTCGTATCTCCGCGGCCGACCGGCGCGCTATTCTGGCCGAGATTCGGCGTGGCGTGCCTTTTGACCGCATCCTCGAGAACATTCGCAGCGATTTCCCGCAGGACGCGCGGGAAATAACGCGCACGCACCTCATCACCATGGGTgatatccgtaacatcgccgtcTCAGAAGGTCTGCTCTCCTGGAAGTTGGACGTGGACGACGATCGTAGCGTTCGCAAGCTTGCCGCGCGTTTCGCGGCCCAGTCGTACAGTCCGATCCTTCTGTACAAATCCCGAGGCGCTACCTCAGACGCCTCCACGGAAGCTGAAGTCGGCAGTTTTCGGGGTTTGGCCGACGACGACATGGCACTAGTGATTCAGACGCGCTACCAACGAGATCTGGTCAACACAGACCCCGCACTTGTTTGCGTCGAGCCCGTGACTGGTCATAGCTCTGAGTACACATTGCTGGCCCTTTTGGCCACAACGTCTGCCGGCGTGGTGGTTCCTATTGCCTGGTGCGTCTGTGGCGCTGCCAACCCTGCTGTCGTGACCGCTTTCTTCGAAGTCGTCCATCAGAACATGGGCGACTTCACGCCGCGATTCTTCATGTCGGAAGACACCGACTTCTATTTCACGGCCTGGCTCGAAGCTTTCGGGGCCGAACCCCGGCCACACAAGATTATTTCTTCGTGGCACATACAGCGTGCATGGACTGAAGCCGTCAACACGTGGGTTCGCGGACGGGAGAAGCAGGCAGCTGTGAACAGGTCGCTAGAACTGCTCTTCAACCAGGAGTCTGCAGAATCCTTCCAGAAGATGCTGCGCCGGGTCATAAGCATGCTCAAGATGGATAGCGACACTGCCAGCTTTGGCGACGTGTTTGAATCCACCTATGCCGGACGGCCGGAGCAGTGGGGAAGTTGCTTTTTCAGGGACCTTGAGATCAACATTGAAGACTTCCACACGTTGTTCAGGCGCATTGCAAGCCGCCTAAAAGTGAAGAGATTAGACAAGATAGCCCATAACCTGCTGCTTGCCTCTGAATCCAAACAGTACGAGAACTACATGAAAGTTTTGCGTCAAACGCAGCCCGAggcagaaagttcgaaaaagcaGAAGGCAGGACTGGCTTTAAGTGAACTAGTCGCTACTGATTCTGATGGAGTGCCAGTTGAGGTTGTGTCCATCGATACAATGAACATTGTTGAAACTGTGTCTATTGACACAGTTACCTTTGAGGCAATGACATCAGCTGGGATGCCAATTGAGGTAGTGCCTATCGAAGAAGTGCACATGCACGAGCTACAGTCTGAGGAGCCACAAATTGAGACCATGCACATTGAAGAGGTGCAGGCTGAAACTTCGCCAGAGCTGGAGGTACCTTCAGATACACAAGACATGCCAGAGCATGAACATCCACCTttgaagccgaaacgtcttggTCGTAAGTCCACACACCAGATGGAGTTGAAAATCTTGGAAGCACATCAGGATGCACTGAACATTTCTCCTGAACAAATAGTTCATGTAACTGACCACCAGTGGAGAGTCAGTGATGAAGGTGTCATCTATGACGTTGCTGAGGTTCTCGGCTGCCGCAAGGCCAATTGTCAACCTCGCTGCAAGCAATGCAGTGCCTGCCCGCATAGGTACCAGTGCACTTGTGGCAGCGCGGACATGTGCCGCCACATCCACGCATGTCTCATTCATGCAAGTGAAATCTTCGCAGAGCCAATGGGTATGACCGAAGAGGTGGTGAACACGATGACACCTGAAGCACTGGCCGAAAGCACAAGCTTTGCATTTTCAAGGATTGAGCCTGCCGAAGAAGTGGCCACGCTGGGAGACAAGAAGAAGCTGGAAGTGCTTTGCGCCTTACATAAGCTGAACGAAACATGCGTCCGCGCAGCTGAGATGCTTGCAGCAAGGGAGGGCTTACCAGTGACTCACCAAGCAGACTACATTTTGTCAACCCTGAAGGCAACCAGCACTGTGTTGGACACCTTCTGTCGCAAAGGCATGACACAGACTTTGAAAAAGCTGGCTGATCATGACTATGAAAGCACAAATTAG